The following proteins are co-located in the Komagataeibacter sp. FNDCF1 genome:
- a CDS encoding glycosyltransferase, whose product MARAIKIQSLVLRPRKTVLALKSISRARTAARQQQWQQAAEHYARALRHDRNQPGIWTQYGHALLQTGQVSEGTQAYLEAVTLSPSSDGFLQLGRGYKLLGMQGAACYAFGKALTLDPSNENARMELAALGGTVATEKTADFLPDPVFMKKIYNIDIKDSDITKKQKDDWARRNIYLSLPHLLHAHNLTDNLLSLFDSQYYATEHGITADDPDDLTFRCLMHFISSGLQDTAALRQGMEFDPEFFQQHYGFPGMKVGDLYRYWLNYGITQGQAPNNLVWMEMRRALEYGETEGESAGLIGNLDQSVVIEALVRSDSLLAIRPTARTADLFRLGAENLFSKGEGSRAASILERLLDVFPHDADALMLYADYQVTLGQYLMAKWCYERLEKEKRDGYQYRLGMVRCALGLGYHIDAYKGVLQLIRDYPAFACLRELRWKIAEVYFHSAVRSYLDMAYMERREEGLQSLSRYGAVVTHDTGAEVMPPRPIRSVALFTITEPQQCYFYRVVQKKEQIKAAGFHVAVYDCNKEQEKFLEEINRFDAVIFYRVKALPAIIRVVEAARIAGLITFYETDDLLFQSQYYPEPYDSYAGQITYNQYVHLAMDAPLTQYLIGMCDYALASTPLLAETMQPFVRQKRAFVHRNAMGSDHERYLTYTRPETDDDVVTIFYGSGTRAHKQDFIELLEPAMLAVAQRHGARVRFVMLGWLPVSDTFRKIAGDRLVVYEPIWDIHEYWKLLEKSDINIAVIKRSLHADAKSEIKWMEAAMFGIPSIVSRNPTYEGVIEDGRTGIMCSTVEEWTAALDLLVSDKQMRQEIGRNAREEVREIYSIAGMAENVKAIFGAVSPPAIADTRKRLLVVNVFYAPQLIGGATRVIHDNILHIKEHYGNEFNIDVMCVIDGAETEYEVQTYVWEGIRVKAINRSYRGDGLVPYHDGKMEKVFTQTLKEFRTDIVHFHCIQRLTVSVVDAARMAGIPYVITVHDSWWISDEQFIRDEKNPDSLYDYRNIENNTHSTNNPEIKRMKALKPALFGAQAILAVSEPFARLYRDCGIPRVVAVENGLSVFPDGCEKTVSPDGRVRLAQIGGMEAHKGLPLIREALKSGKYGNLHLTVVDLSRTKGYRRRETWGVTPVDIIGKVPSNEISRLYRHIDVLLAPSCWFESYGLVTREALAHKCWVVSSDRGAIGQDVTENRNGHVIDVSSARELITVLGRIDSHPEIYGNPPQFDATLRKAGDQARDIVKIYRQILGMDHKIQV is encoded by the coding sequence GTGGCCCGAGCAATAAAAATCCAGAGTCTGGTCCTGCGCCCCCGCAAGACCGTACTCGCGTTAAAATCCATTTCCAGGGCACGAACAGCAGCACGACAGCAACAGTGGCAGCAGGCGGCAGAGCATTACGCCCGGGCGCTGAGGCACGACCGGAATCAGCCCGGAATATGGACACAGTATGGTCATGCGTTGCTGCAGACGGGACAGGTCAGTGAGGGAACCCAGGCCTATCTTGAAGCAGTAACGCTCAGTCCCAGTTCAGATGGTTTCCTGCAACTGGGGCGTGGCTATAAATTACTGGGGATGCAGGGTGCGGCCTGCTATGCATTTGGAAAGGCACTGACACTCGATCCCTCCAACGAAAATGCCCGTATGGAACTGGCTGCGTTGGGAGGAACGGTCGCGACGGAAAAAACCGCCGATTTCCTGCCAGACCCTGTATTTATGAAGAAAATATATAATATAGATATAAAAGACAGCGATATAACAAAAAAACAGAAAGATGATTGGGCACGCAGAAATATATATCTGAGCCTGCCCCATTTATTGCATGCACATAATCTGACAGACAATCTGCTAAGCCTGTTTGACAGTCAGTATTATGCTACGGAACATGGAATTACCGCAGATGATCCGGATGATTTAACGTTCCGGTGCCTGATGCACTTTATCAGTTCCGGATTGCAGGATACGGCCGCCCTGCGACAGGGAATGGAATTCGACCCCGAATTCTTCCAGCAGCATTATGGTTTTCCCGGAATGAAGGTGGGAGACCTTTATCGATACTGGCTGAATTACGGTATTACACAAGGACAGGCCCCCAATAACCTGGTCTGGATGGAAATGCGCAGGGCGCTTGAATATGGAGAGACAGAAGGGGAGAGCGCGGGACTGATCGGCAATCTTGATCAGTCAGTGGTGATCGAAGCCCTTGTGCGAAGCGACAGTCTGCTGGCCATCAGGCCGACAGCCCGTACGGCTGATCTGTTCCGGCTGGGAGCAGAAAATCTATTCAGTAAAGGCGAAGGCAGCCGCGCTGCGTCCATCCTGGAGCGACTGCTGGATGTTTTTCCGCATGATGCTGATGCACTGATGCTGTATGCGGATTACCAGGTGACATTGGGTCAGTATCTGATGGCAAAATGGTGCTACGAAAGACTGGAAAAAGAAAAACGGGACGGATACCAGTACAGGCTCGGCATGGTACGGTGTGCGCTGGGACTGGGATATCATATTGATGCCTACAAGGGTGTGCTGCAACTGATCCGGGATTACCCTGCTTTTGCTTGCCTGCGTGAACTGCGATGGAAGATTGCGGAAGTCTATTTCCACAGCGCCGTGCGTTCCTATCTGGATATGGCCTATATGGAGCGCCGCGAGGAGGGGCTGCAATCTCTTTCCCGATACGGCGCGGTTGTGACACATGACACCGGTGCCGAGGTCATGCCCCCCCGGCCCATCCGCTCCGTTGCCTTGTTTACCATTACGGAACCACAGCAATGCTATTTTTATCGTGTGGTACAGAAAAAGGAGCAGATAAAGGCTGCTGGCTTTCACGTCGCGGTTTATGATTGCAATAAGGAGCAGGAAAAGTTCCTGGAAGAAATCAATCGCTTCGATGCGGTCATATTCTACCGTGTTAAGGCCCTTCCGGCCATTATCCGCGTAGTGGAAGCGGCACGGATTGCGGGCCTGATTACATTTTATGAGACGGATGACCTGTTATTCCAGTCACAATATTACCCCGAGCCATATGACAGCTATGCCGGGCAGATAACCTATAACCAGTATGTTCATCTGGCCATGGATGCCCCCCTGACGCAGTACCTGATCGGGATGTGTGATTATGCCCTTGCATCGACCCCATTGCTGGCGGAAACCATGCAGCCTTTTGTCAGGCAGAAAAGAGCCTTCGTGCACCGGAACGCGATGGGCAGCGACCATGAACGGTATCTGACCTACACACGCCCCGAAACCGATGATGATGTGGTCACCATTTTCTATGGTTCAGGAACACGTGCCCACAAGCAGGATTTTATTGAACTGCTGGAACCCGCAATGCTGGCGGTCGCGCAGCGCCATGGCGCCCGTGTGCGTTTTGTCATGCTTGGATGGCTGCCGGTTTCGGATACGTTCCGTAAAATTGCCGGGGACAGGCTTGTTGTATATGAGCCCATCTGGGATATTCATGAATACTGGAAGCTTCTTGAAAAATCAGACATCAATATTGCCGTAATAAAACGTTCCCTGCATGCCGATGCGAAAAGTGAAATCAAATGGATGGAAGCGGCGATGTTCGGCATTCCATCCATTGTCAGCCGAAATCCGACCTATGAAGGTGTGATCGAGGATGGTCGCACCGGTATCATGTGCTCGACAGTGGAGGAGTGGACCGCAGCACTTGACCTGCTTGTGTCAGATAAACAGATGCGGCAGGAAATAGGACGCAATGCCCGGGAAGAAGTGCGGGAAATATATTCAATTGCCGGAATGGCGGAAAATGTAAAAGCCATATTTGGCGCAGTTTCCCCGCCTGCCATTGCTGACACACGAAAACGCCTGCTTGTTGTGAATGTTTTTTATGCTCCCCAGTTGATTGGTGGGGCGACACGCGTCATACATGACAACATACTTCATATAAAAGAGCATTACGGCAATGAATTCAATATAGATGTCATGTGCGTTATTGATGGCGCCGAAACAGAATATGAAGTGCAGACCTATGTATGGGAAGGGATCAGGGTCAAGGCCATAAACCGCTCTTATCGCGGTGATGGCCTGGTGCCTTACCATGACGGGAAAATGGAGAAAGTATTCACGCAGACCCTGAAAGAGTTCCGGACAGATATCGTCCATTTCCACTGCATACAGCGCCTTACGGTTTCAGTTGTCGATGCTGCCCGAATGGCGGGTATTCCCTACGTCATCACGGTTCATGATTCGTGGTGGATTTCCGATGAACAGTTCATAAGAGATGAAAAAAATCCAGACAGTCTGTATGATTACCGGAATATTGAAAATAATACGCACAGCACCAATAACCCGGAAATAAAACGGATGAAGGCATTGAAACCGGCCCTGTTCGGTGCACAGGCCATACTGGCGGTTTCCGAGCCGTTTGCTCGCCTCTATCGTGATTGTGGTATTCCGCGTGTTGTTGCGGTAGAGAATGGTCTCTCCGTGTTCCCTGATGGCTGTGAGAAAACCGTCTCGCCCGATGGTCGCGTAAGGCTGGCACAGATTGGCGGCATGGAGGCACACAAGGGACTGCCGCTGATCAGGGAAGCCCTGAAGTCAGGAAAATACGGTAACCTTCATCTGACTGTCGTCGATCTTTCCCGCACCAAGGGATATCGCCGTAGAGAAACCTGGGGCGTGACGCCCGTCGATATTATCGGAAAGGTTCCCAGTAACGAGATATCCCGGCTTTATCGTCATATCGATGTGCTGCTTGCGCCCTCATGCTGGTTTGAGAGCTATGGGTTGGTAACGCGCGAGGCCCTGGCCCATAAATGCTGGGTGGTCAGTTCCGACCGCGGCGCGATTGGTCAGGATGTGACGGAAAACAGGAACGGGCATGTCATTGATGTTTCATCTGCCAGAGAACTGATAACTGTTCTGGGCAGGATTGATTCACATCCCGAAATATATGGAAACCCGCCGCAGTTTGATGCCACATTGCGGAAAGCAGGCGATCAGGCCAGGGATATTGTGAAAATCTATCGGCAGATACTGGGAATGGACCATAAGATTCAGGTCTGA
- a CDS encoding glycosyltransferase family 2 protein, producing the protein MNTQSPPPMDEHPDLEKEIVRARLELARARAETAMQDQRLFRLRRSLSWRLTVPVRKIRPAVLKQRDRLRNGQQAILHWGRQIGEQLTARLQHRTDTSPSALDAPLPHAATRRGYAGWLSRFDTPQAADMDIFHHLVETYRNYFAPICVIYQFNARTLRNAPAIADSLMAQYFTEWRAVFTFDSSCQHDEVAAICQAVTAPRLTTAAPYPPLKEGEALVLASGNVCLRPHALVVLSCAARRDIRLVYGDEDMRSRDGVRHTPFFKPDFSPELLRHVDYLTGGSMLAGDAALNQRVYASLLAGENLQQVLQQAVRGLRRAQTCHVPFILSHLLGKMPERHRIASDIVLPAGHEWPTISIIIPTRDRLDLLRACIDSIGAKTDYPADRIQIIIVDNGSTEKAVLEYLSAIQKDIRVVVIRDDGPFNFPRLNNLAAKYASHEILLFLNNDTEVERGDWLKQLASYAVQKDVAAVGCKLLYGDRTVQHAGCVIGMCGGAGHAGVGIASDAGGYFGLMNATREVSAVTGACLAIRAVLFAELGGFDTGFAVAFNDTLLCLAAQARGYRNLTIGIPLLLHHESRSRGYDDTPDKQALFRHEMARARNRYPDVFDNDPYYNPNLDLYQLYDLSFPPRRRKFWRDIPEISCARNILVLAPPRQHGETVGLFVEKQAYALQEQGFQVTVGCDDVQSNEKKAALRYVNLNTCQDAATYSVEHDIDCVISPVGKYYTISQLIGEACKIIFYDMGEDRLHYFSPLGHPFGHLDMPASCDGMADSLVNFVNIIKHNQPLPYHIQQPVTDPVSY; encoded by the coding sequence ATGAACACACAGTCTCCTCCCCCCATGGACGAACATCCAGACCTGGAAAAAGAAATCGTGCGCGCGCGACTGGAACTGGCCCGGGCCCGCGCGGAAACGGCCATGCAGGACCAGCGGCTGTTCAGACTGCGGCGGTCGCTGTCGTGGCGTCTTACGGTCCCGGTGCGCAAGATACGCCCGGCCGTGCTGAAGCAGCGTGACAGGCTGCGGAACGGACAGCAGGCCATACTGCACTGGGGCAGGCAGATTGGCGAGCAGCTGACAGCACGACTCCAGCACAGGACGGATACATCGCCATCGGCACTGGATGCCCCCCTGCCCCATGCTGCGACAAGGCGGGGCTACGCAGGCTGGCTATCGCGCTTCGATACGCCACAGGCTGCCGACATGGATATTTTCCACCATCTGGTGGAGACATACCGGAATTACTTCGCGCCGATATGTGTCATATATCAGTTCAATGCCCGAACGCTACGCAATGCACCCGCGATTGCGGACAGCCTGATGGCACAGTATTTTACTGAATGGCGCGCGGTCTTCACCTTTGATTCATCCTGTCAGCATGACGAGGTTGCGGCCATATGCCAGGCCGTCACAGCCCCCCGGCTCACGACAGCCGCACCTTATCCACCCCTGAAGGAAGGCGAGGCGCTGGTGCTGGCATCGGGCAATGTCTGCCTGCGTCCGCATGCGCTTGTGGTCCTGTCCTGCGCCGCGCGCCGGGATATCCGTCTGGTTTATGGCGATGAGGACATGCGTTCGCGCGATGGCGTCCGGCACACGCCTTTTTTCAAGCCCGATTTCTCACCCGAGCTCCTGCGTCATGTTGATTATCTGACGGGTGGCAGCATGCTGGCGGGGGATGCAGCCCTCAATCAGCGTGTCTACGCATCCCTGCTGGCTGGCGAGAACCTGCAGCAGGTGCTGCAACAGGCGGTAAGGGGCCTGCGGCGCGCCCAGACATGCCATGTTCCATTCATCCTTTCCCACCTGCTGGGAAAAATGCCCGAACGCCACCGGATTGCATCCGACATCGTGCTGCCTGCCGGCCATGAATGGCCAACGATCAGCATTATCATTCCCACACGGGACCGTCTTGATCTGCTCCGGGCCTGCATTGACAGTATTGGCGCAAAAACCGATTACCCAGCCGACAGGATCCAGATCATTATCGTTGATAACGGGTCGACCGAAAAGGCAGTGCTTGAGTATTTATCGGCCATACAGAAAGATATCCGGGTTGTCGTCATCCGTGATGACGGACCATTCAATTTCCCGCGTCTGAACAACCTTGCCGCAAAATACGCCAGTCATGAGATCCTGCTGTTCCTGAATAATGATACCGAGGTAGAGCGCGGGGACTGGCTGAAACAGCTGGCATCATATGCAGTACAAAAAGATGTAGCGGCCGTTGGATGCAAACTTCTTTATGGTGACCGGACCGTGCAGCATGCCGGTTGTGTGATTGGCATGTGTGGCGGTGCCGGCCACGCGGGGGTTGGCATCGCATCCGATGCGGGTGGTTATTTCGGACTCATGAATGCAACCCGTGAGGTCTCGGCGGTAACGGGTGCCTGCCTTGCCATCCGCGCTGTATTATTTGCGGAGCTGGGTGGGTTCGACACCGGGTTTGCCGTTGCGTTCAACGATACGCTGCTCTGTCTGGCCGCACAGGCACGCGGCTATCGAAACCTGACCATTGGCATACCGCTTCTGCTGCATCATGAATCCCGTTCGCGCGGATATGATGACACCCCGGACAAGCAGGCACTTTTCCGCCATGAGATGGCGCGCGCGCGCAACCGGTATCCAGACGTTTTTGATAACGACCCCTATTATAATCCCAATCTGGATCTGTACCAGCTTTATGACCTGTCTTTCCCGCCCCGCCGCCGGAAGTTCTGGCGTGATATACCTGAGATATCATGTGCCCGGAACATTCTCGTTCTTGCACCGCCACGGCAACATGGTGAAACAGTCGGACTGTTTGTGGAAAAGCAGGCATATGCCCTGCAGGAACAGGGTTTTCAGGTAACGGTTGGCTGTGATGATGTGCAGTCGAATGAAAAAAAAGCGGCATTACGATATGTCAATCTGAATACATGCCAGGATGCAGCCACCTATAGTGTGGAACATGATATTGACTGTGTCATTTCCCCTGTCGGGAAATATTACACTATTTCCCAGCTTATTGGAGAAGCCTGTAAAATTATTTTTTATGATATGGGGGAAGACCGTTTGCACTATTTCTCACCTCTGGGCCACCCGTTCGGTCATCTTGACATGCCGGCATCCTGCGATGGAATGGCAGATTCCCTGGTAAATTTTGTAAATATCATCAAACACAACCAGCCACTCCCGTATCATATCCAGCAGCCCGTAACTGATCCGGTATCATATTGA
- a CDS encoding hydrolase: MTMLAQLRQKMMQADVISFDFFDTLFVRPVVHAEDIFKMVGQRLDIPDFTQRRRAAQKRAFEVMSEQKRREITFAGIYACSPDLPATAHAMEWEMEQDLTLPNPEMTALFREAIAQGKQVVITSDMYFQAPFFTELLRRHDLPCVPLYISSDRNATKRDTGALFEILCRDLNTPPHTVLHIGDNLVADVERAREKGLQAFHYREARLPARDKDFSPATSLARALVRVHQEQVRAGSAHELGFMVGGPAAVGFLDWIIAQARADRVEHILFVSRDGYVLHQLLEQRRASGAAGLPASSYLLGSRVAFSLAAMSENSFPDFMEFLVSGAGGLSPDEIFARIGVAAPAAEILADIGFPAGSVIPDRVPETIRALVSAWQREILKVAYRTRRGLLRHLLQHDLHAGQKVAFVDIGWNGTTQEAFEAAIRELLPLDVRGYYFCLTDQRMCVKRARSMSMSALINARNTPPDLLHAIYDNRVAGEFFFSAPHDPVISYQDSTGAVMPVLDPGRGPTDNLLELNAEVLRGIVDFADRFEAQRNALALPADPSGMARVLVNFMADGRWASHPLLQTIRNFDSWASSRNRDMWMKDYACSTYAMP, translated from the coding sequence ATGACCATGCTTGCACAGCTGCGGCAGAAAATGATGCAGGCCGATGTCATTTCCTTTGATTTTTTCGACACCCTTTTCGTACGCCCCGTTGTCCATGCGGAAGACATCTTCAAGATGGTAGGGCAACGGCTTGATATCCCCGACTTCACGCAACGGCGTCGCGCCGCGCAGAAGCGTGCCTTTGAGGTCATGTCTGAGCAGAAAAGGCGGGAAATCACCTTTGCAGGTATTTACGCCTGTTCGCCCGACCTGCCCGCCACCGCCCATGCCATGGAATGGGAAATGGAGCAGGACCTGACCCTGCCCAACCCGGAGATGACTGCCCTTTTCCGGGAAGCCATCGCACAGGGCAAGCAGGTCGTCATTACATCCGACATGTATTTTCAGGCCCCCTTTTTCACTGAACTCCTGCGCAGGCATGACCTGCCCTGCGTTCCCCTCTATATTTCATCGGACAGGAACGCGACGAAAAGAGATACCGGAGCATTATTCGAGATACTTTGCCGTGACCTGAACACGCCACCCCATACGGTCCTGCATATTGGCGATAACCTTGTAGCGGATGTTGAACGGGCCCGGGAAAAAGGCCTTCAGGCTTTCCATTACCGGGAAGCACGCCTGCCGGCACGTGATAAGGATTTCTCCCCCGCCACGTCACTGGCACGCGCACTTGTCCGTGTTCATCAGGAACAGGTCAGGGCTGGGAGTGCACATGAACTGGGGTTTATGGTAGGCGGTCCCGCGGCCGTCGGGTTTCTGGACTGGATCATTGCGCAGGCCAGGGCGGACCGGGTGGAGCATATCCTGTTCGTCTCGCGGGATGGTTATGTCCTGCACCAGCTTCTTGAACAGCGGCGGGCCAGCGGGGCGGCAGGCCTGCCCGCGTCATCCTATCTGCTTGGCTCCCGTGTTGCTTTCTCCCTTGCCGCCATGTCGGAAAACAGTTTTCCAGACTTCATGGAATTCCTGGTGTCAGGCGCGGGTGGGCTGTCACCGGATGAAATTTTTGCCCGTATTGGCGTTGCCGCACCCGCTGCGGAGATTCTTGCGGATATCGGGTTCCCTGCCGGTTCCGTCATTCCCGACCGGGTGCCCGAGACAATCCGCGCCCTGGTCAGCGCATGGCAGCGTGAAATCCTGAAGGTTGCTTACCGCACCCGCCGGGGGCTGTTACGCCATCTGCTGCAGCACGATCTGCATGCGGGACAGAAAGTGGCCTTTGTGGATATCGGCTGGAACGGAACCACACAAGAAGCCTTCGAGGCCGCCATTCGCGAACTGCTTCCGCTGGATGTAAGGGGATATTATTTCTGCCTGACAGATCAGCGCATGTGCGTAAAGCGCGCCAGATCCATGTCCATGTCCGCGCTCATCAATGCACGCAACACCCCGCCCGATCTCCTGCATGCCATCTATGACAATCGTGTTGCCGGCGAGTTCTTCTTCTCGGCACCGCATGATCCGGTCATCAGTTACCAGGACAGCACCGGCGCGGTCATGCCGGTACTTGATCCGGGACGTGGCCCTACAGATAACCTGCTGGAACTTAATGCTGAAGTCCTGCGGGGTATTGTGGATTTTGCCGACAGGTTTGAAGCACAGCGCAACGCTCTCGCCCTGCCTGCCGACCCGTCTGGCATGGCCAGGGTACTGGTCAATTTCATGGCGGATGGCCGTTGGGCCAGCCATCCCCTGCTGCAGACAATCCGGAATTTTGATTCCTGGGCCAGTTCCCGCAACCGGGATATGTGGATGAAAGACTATGCCTGCAGCACATATGCAATGCCCTGA